Proteins found in one Pelobates fuscus isolate aPelFus1 chromosome 10, aPelFus1.pri, whole genome shotgun sequence genomic segment:
- the LOC134575477 gene encoding oocyte zinc finger protein XlCOF6.1-like isoform X3 has protein sequence MSRKKSRKRWSHPVKNVGEEASLCEEQNIIHTAKCSMLEQISNIDEGEHLQDSDPFSEVLQIESSSIKKHDKGKMSQIRNNLLVIKCTECDEIFNAKSTYIAHLMTHTTENTFKCSECQKGFTSNADLIKHLTVHKGKKLACPECGKYFSYKSQLIKHHRIHTGEKPFSCSICGKCFSNNSHLTKHEKIHSDEKPFVCSECGKCYAIRSNLVRHQHIHSRGKPLICSECGDFFSSVTDLNAHIRSHKRQVNISCSECGKTFQHKSHLEMHQLVHTGEKPFVCGECGKCFSNHSNLVKHQRIHTGEKPYLCLECGKSFTHCASLITHRRTHTGERPFACLECGKCFTNYSHLVKHQRTHTGERPFECPQCGKRFTSSSHVTTHQTVHTGKKPYSCQECGKSFGFKSNLNAHSKLHIKENSN, from the coding sequence ATGTCGAGAAAAAAATCAAGAAAGCGCTGGAGCCATCCAGTGAAAAATGTGGGAGAGGAAGCCTCTTTGTGTGAAGAACAAAATATCATACATACTGCAAAGTGCTCAATGCTTGAACAGATATCTAATATTGATGAAGGAGAACATCTTCAAGACAGTGACCCTTTCAGTGAAGTTCTACAAATAGAATCATCTTCGATTAAGAAGCATGACAAAGGGAAAATGTCACAGATAAGAAATAACTTGCTTGTTATAAAGTGCACTGAGTGCGATGAAATATTTAATGCCAAATCAACATATATTGCTCACCTCATGACACACACAACTGAGAACACGTTTAAATGCTCAGAGTGTCAGAAAGGTTTTACTAGCAATGCAGATCTTATTAAACACCTTACTGTTCACAAAGGGAAGAAACTGGCTTGTCCTGAATGTGGAAAATATTTCTCTTATAAATCACAGCTTATTAAGCATCATcgaattcacacaggagaaaaaccattcTCGTGCTCTATTTGCGGAAAATGCTTTAGCAATAACTCACATCTTACGAAGCATGAGAAGATCCATTCAGACGAGAAGCCATTTGTATGCTCAGAATGTGGTAAATGTTATGCTATTCGTTCAAATCTTGTTAGGCACCAGCATATTCATTCTCGAGGAAAACCTCTtatatgttctgaatgtggagaTTTTTTTAGCAGTGTAACCGATCTGAATGCACATATAAGAAGCCATAAAAGACAAGTTAATATTTCATGCTCTGAATGTGGCAAGACTTTTCAACATAAATCTCATCTTGAAATGCATCAGTTAGTTCACACTGGGGAGAAACCATTTGTTTGTGGTgagtgtgggaaatgttttagcaaTCACTCTAATCTCGTTAAACATCAAAGAATTCATACTGGAGAGAAGCCTTACTTGTGTTTGGAATGCGGCAAATCTTTTACGCACTGTGCAAGTCTCATAACTCATCGCAGAACGCATACAGGAGAGAGGCCATTTGCATGtcttgaatgtggaaaatgttttacaaaTTATTCACATCTTGTtaaacatcagagaactcacacaggagagaggcCCTTTGAGTGTCCTCAATGTGGAAAACGCTTTACATCTAGTTCGCATGTCACTACACATCAGACAGTTCACACAGGGAAAAAACCATACTCCTGTCAGGAATGCGGTAAATCCTTTGGATTCAAAAGTAATTTAAATGCACATTCAAAACTACACATAAAAGAGAATTCAAACTGA
- the LOC134575477 gene encoding zinc finger protein OZF-like isoform X2: protein MEELENLRPKEVMEEQEQLKSLESSAGENTFEGLHTPNFSSDCVSQQETKCMSRKKSRKRWSHPVKNVGEEASLCEEQNIIHTAKCSMLEQISNIDEGEHLQDSDPFSEVLQIESSSIKKHDKGKMSQIRNNLLVIKCTECDEIFNAKSTYIAHLMTHTTENTFKCSECQKGFTSNADLIKHLTVHKGKKLACPECGKYFSYKSQLIKHHRIHTGEKPFSCSICGKCFSNNSHLTKHEKIHSDEKPFVCSECGKCYAIRSNLVRHQHIHSRGKPLICSECGDFFSSVTDLNAHIRSHKRQVNISCSECGKTFQHKSHLEMHQLVHTGEKPFVCGECGKCFSNHSNLVKHQRIHTGEKPYLCLECGKSFTHCASLITHRRTHTGERPFACLECGKCFTNYSHLVKHQRTHTGERPFECPQCGKRFTSSSHVTTHQTVHTGKKPYSCQECGKSFGFKSNLNAHSKLHIKENSN from the coding sequence AAAGCTCTGCAGGTGAAAACACATTTGAAGGACTTCACACCCCTAATTTTTCATCGGACTGTGTAAGTCAACAGGAAACCAAATGCATGTCGAGAAAAAAATCAAGAAAGCGCTGGAGCCATCCAGTGAAAAATGTGGGAGAGGAAGCCTCTTTGTGTGAAGAACAAAATATCATACATACTGCAAAGTGCTCAATGCTTGAACAGATATCTAATATTGATGAAGGAGAACATCTTCAAGACAGTGACCCTTTCAGTGAAGTTCTACAAATAGAATCATCTTCGATTAAGAAGCATGACAAAGGGAAAATGTCACAGATAAGAAATAACTTGCTTGTTATAAAGTGCACTGAGTGCGATGAAATATTTAATGCCAAATCAACATATATTGCTCACCTCATGACACACACAACTGAGAACACGTTTAAATGCTCAGAGTGTCAGAAAGGTTTTACTAGCAATGCAGATCTTATTAAACACCTTACTGTTCACAAAGGGAAGAAACTGGCTTGTCCTGAATGTGGAAAATATTTCTCTTATAAATCACAGCTTATTAAGCATCATcgaattcacacaggagaaaaaccattcTCGTGCTCTATTTGCGGAAAATGCTTTAGCAATAACTCACATCTTACGAAGCATGAGAAGATCCATTCAGACGAGAAGCCATTTGTATGCTCAGAATGTGGTAAATGTTATGCTATTCGTTCAAATCTTGTTAGGCACCAGCATATTCATTCTCGAGGAAAACCTCTtatatgttctgaatgtggagaTTTTTTTAGCAGTGTAACCGATCTGAATGCACATATAAGAAGCCATAAAAGACAAGTTAATATTTCATGCTCTGAATGTGGCAAGACTTTTCAACATAAATCTCATCTTGAAATGCATCAGTTAGTTCACACTGGGGAGAAACCATTTGTTTGTGGTgagtgtgggaaatgttttagcaaTCACTCTAATCTCGTTAAACATCAAAGAATTCATACTGGAGAGAAGCCTTACTTGTGTTTGGAATGCGGCAAATCTTTTACGCACTGTGCAAGTCTCATAACTCATCGCAGAACGCATACAGGAGAGAGGCCATTTGCATGtcttgaatgtggaaaatgttttacaaaTTATTCACATCTTGTtaaacatcagagaactcacacaggagagaggcCCTTTGAGTGTCCTCAATGTGGAAAACGCTTTACATCTAGTTCGCATGTCACTACACATCAGACAGTTCACACAGGGAAAAAACCATACTCCTGTCAGGAATGCGGTAAATCCTTTGGATTCAAAAGTAATTTAAATGCACATTCAAAACTACACATAAAAGAGAATTCAAACTGA
- the LOC134575477 gene encoding zinc finger protein OZF-like isoform X1, protein MEELENLRPKEVMEEQEQLKSLEESSAGENTFEGLHTPNFSSDCVSQQETKCMSRKKSRKRWSHPVKNVGEEASLCEEQNIIHTAKCSMLEQISNIDEGEHLQDSDPFSEVLQIESSSIKKHDKGKMSQIRNNLLVIKCTECDEIFNAKSTYIAHLMTHTTENTFKCSECQKGFTSNADLIKHLTVHKGKKLACPECGKYFSYKSQLIKHHRIHTGEKPFSCSICGKCFSNNSHLTKHEKIHSDEKPFVCSECGKCYAIRSNLVRHQHIHSRGKPLICSECGDFFSSVTDLNAHIRSHKRQVNISCSECGKTFQHKSHLEMHQLVHTGEKPFVCGECGKCFSNHSNLVKHQRIHTGEKPYLCLECGKSFTHCASLITHRRTHTGERPFACLECGKCFTNYSHLVKHQRTHTGERPFECPQCGKRFTSSSHVTTHQTVHTGKKPYSCQECGKSFGFKSNLNAHSKLHIKENSN, encoded by the coding sequence AAGAAAGCTCTGCAGGTGAAAACACATTTGAAGGACTTCACACCCCTAATTTTTCATCGGACTGTGTAAGTCAACAGGAAACCAAATGCATGTCGAGAAAAAAATCAAGAAAGCGCTGGAGCCATCCAGTGAAAAATGTGGGAGAGGAAGCCTCTTTGTGTGAAGAACAAAATATCATACATACTGCAAAGTGCTCAATGCTTGAACAGATATCTAATATTGATGAAGGAGAACATCTTCAAGACAGTGACCCTTTCAGTGAAGTTCTACAAATAGAATCATCTTCGATTAAGAAGCATGACAAAGGGAAAATGTCACAGATAAGAAATAACTTGCTTGTTATAAAGTGCACTGAGTGCGATGAAATATTTAATGCCAAATCAACATATATTGCTCACCTCATGACACACACAACTGAGAACACGTTTAAATGCTCAGAGTGTCAGAAAGGTTTTACTAGCAATGCAGATCTTATTAAACACCTTACTGTTCACAAAGGGAAGAAACTGGCTTGTCCTGAATGTGGAAAATATTTCTCTTATAAATCACAGCTTATTAAGCATCATcgaattcacacaggagaaaaaccattcTCGTGCTCTATTTGCGGAAAATGCTTTAGCAATAACTCACATCTTACGAAGCATGAGAAGATCCATTCAGACGAGAAGCCATTTGTATGCTCAGAATGTGGTAAATGTTATGCTATTCGTTCAAATCTTGTTAGGCACCAGCATATTCATTCTCGAGGAAAACCTCTtatatgttctgaatgtggagaTTTTTTTAGCAGTGTAACCGATCTGAATGCACATATAAGAAGCCATAAAAGACAAGTTAATATTTCATGCTCTGAATGTGGCAAGACTTTTCAACATAAATCTCATCTTGAAATGCATCAGTTAGTTCACACTGGGGAGAAACCATTTGTTTGTGGTgagtgtgggaaatgttttagcaaTCACTCTAATCTCGTTAAACATCAAAGAATTCATACTGGAGAGAAGCCTTACTTGTGTTTGGAATGCGGCAAATCTTTTACGCACTGTGCAAGTCTCATAACTCATCGCAGAACGCATACAGGAGAGAGGCCATTTGCATGtcttgaatgtggaaaatgttttacaaaTTATTCACATCTTGTtaaacatcagagaactcacacaggagagaggcCCTTTGAGTGTCCTCAATGTGGAAAACGCTTTACATCTAGTTCGCATGTCACTACACATCAGACAGTTCACACAGGGAAAAAACCATACTCCTGTCAGGAATGCGGTAAATCCTTTGGATTCAAAAGTAATTTAAATGCACATTCAAAACTACACATAAAAGAGAATTCAAACTGA